The sequence GGCCCAACACTGTGGAGTGGGATATCAAATATGCCTACGTGGTCTATCACATATAGCTGGACAAAAATGCCTAAATCTTCGAGGACAGAAGAGTGCACCCGAGGACCGTGGTGGATAGAGCACCTACTTCATGTTGTTGAAATCACCAGTACTACTACAGTGGTTTTATTTAGGTTGGCTAGGGATATCTAGGACTACCACTCAACTTTTGCAGTGACCATGATTACTTTTGTCTCCTATAGCCCTCACCCTAGCTTTTTTAAGGTAAACTTTGATGGCAATATTTCTAAGGGCGGAGGTAGAGGAGGGTGGGCTTTGTGATCCGAGATCATGACTTTAGACTTGTCGCAGCTGGAGGTCCGCGTATTTTTCATGCGACTGTCATCAAAGCAGAGCTAAGAGTTGCATTGGAGGGCATCACCCATGCAAGGCTAGTTCTCGGTGCATATAGCATTTACTTAAAGGAGACTCGGCTATCGTAATCGAGTGGATTCAAGGCCAGTACAGCAATGACGACCGGCACCTGCTGCTTCAAGACATATGCAGGCTTTCGAGAGGATTTGGCTCCTTTCAGgctactttttctttcagaagGCGAACAATGTTATTGGCTGGGTCGCCTTCTATACTGCACATTATCAAGGAGAGATCCTCTAAGGAAGTCATAAgtctatttcttttcttctttgtcaattttttttaattttattaattatgCTCGCGCTCAATCAATCGGTGTGAGCCGCCATTGtggaaataaataataataataataataaagtcaaaaggaagtgtaGACGGAGTAAAAGATACGGTGGTGAGAAACCGACGAGAGGTTGGTCAGAGTCTTCGGCTATATCTGGAGTTCGCACCGGTGGGCAGAGATTCCTATATGATAGAAAGATCTTTTGAGCGGGTTGCAATCTACTTGTCAACACCCCTCCCACCTGGATTATTGGAGTTCTGGGACACGGAGCGAGCTCAGGGAAGCGCAGGTTGGTCTCTTCTTTTACCCCTAACCATCTCTCGTTCTTCGAAGGAAGCGTCCTTCTGGTGGTCATATAGAGAGATGGTCTGGGGAAAGGATGGGACCAATGGCTCCACAAGGAGTGATGTCGACTCCTCCATGGATACCGGGCATGCTCGCCTCCACGAGCTTGGCTACAAGCAGGAGCTCAAACGCGATCTCTCGTAATTATCTCGACTCAAATGCTCGGTTCCTTGCTTGGGTTgcatttgtgtgtgtgtgtgtgtgtgtgtgtgtgtgtgttttggaTTCATGGGTAGCGTTGGGGAATTGCAGGGTGTTGTCCAACTTCGCCTTCTCATTTTCGATCTTATCAGTGCTCACTGGTATCACCACCCTTTACAACACCGGTCTGAAATTTGGAGGGCCTGTAGCCATGACATTCGGGTGGTTTATCGCTGGGTTCTTTACAATGATTGTTGGCCTTTCGATGGCGGAAATCTGCTCATCATACCCGACATCTGGCGGTCTGTACTACTGGAGTGCTAAGCTATCGAGGAACAAGTGGGGCCCATTTGCTTCATGGATTACTGGCTGGTACTACTATTGGTTATGGCTGTTTGGTCTCTGTTTCTTTGTTTTATTGCTGTTTGTTGTTTGGGGTGTAGAAAACTCTTTGTGCTATATAGGATGTGTTGCACAGAAGCCAGCAATTAGAACCTGGATAGTTTTTGAATTGAATAATTTTCTTCCAAAGAGCTTGCAATTTTAGTTGCTGATATTGCTTGTTGATCCTGAAGACTACTGATTTTATTACCAAGTAGAGCTATTAGCCAGTCATTCTTAGGGGGAACTTGGTCTCTAATTGATCCAATGAGCATTagcattgttgctggaaattggacccggggcgaccacttggctgagaaggaggagctccggcgaacactggcgggcggcgatccgtcggcgaacACTgacgggcggcgatccgtcggcgagcggcgtcctccgtggggggcctgcaaaaagccggtggccggggtttccggcgccggccctccgatgcttaagtcagaggggggcttaattttggagaaggagatggatTGTATTTCAAAGTGCGAAGCCCTcctttgggaggaagaagcccttttttttatagggagagtggtaGGGTTACTTGTGATGTGACtaggcgaattaatgggttaccgtcacgattggacgtgggcgtgtgaagtaatgagttgccgtggatggcccgttcccatcatggaaggagatggcgcgtagccagagcttgcttgtggcgcgcagtgcagtacattcttggaaatggtgaggcgttgacagtcgtaacagggtatggtccctgattgatatgtcatggcgtggccggcaagtaaagcatagtgcggtgaggctgctgcagggcatggtcgcagcatatagacgacaaggtcggccttctgaggttagctcggccttctgagctcggcagccttctgtgctcggcagccttctggtctcggcctactgtgctcggccttctgagctcggcagctttctggtctcggcctgctgtgctcggccttctgagctcggcagccttctgtgctcggcagccttctggtctcggccttctgagctcggccttctgtactcggcagccttctggtctcggcctgctgtgctcggccttctgagctcggcatccttctgtgctcggcagccttctggtctcggccttctgagctcggcagccttttgagctcggcagccttctgtgctcggccttctgagctcggctttctgtgctcggcagccttctgagctcgacagCCTTCTATGCTCGAcagccttttgagctcggcagtcttctgatttgggtgctttaatttatgggtggtccattttctccccaacactaccccccgactttcgagtccgagctgctttttggctcggacgagggaagtagtccagtcgtcgatcatcctgtaatatagccaaatgtatatggagatgtgcgtgccaagtagggtgtacctctcatgcagttggagttaaagtgcttcaggtcgactcagcagccttctttggcttgtggtcgactcagcagggtgcccccactcagatcggggcgtgtTGTCGTAGGAGGCGTTGAACGGCGTTGACATGGCGTCGAGTGTCGTCGAGTGGAGTCGAGTGTCGTCGAGTGGCGTcgagtgtcgtcgaatggcgtcgagtgtcgtcgaatggcatCGAGTGTCGTCGAGTTGGCATCCCGAGCTTAGTCGGGGCATCATTGGAGACACATACAGGAGACGAACTTCGTCCGTTGGCAATCGTGCGCCCTATTCGAAGcagggcgacgttggagatagagatacccgtaggtcgttttttggattctccgacctgaaaatagataaaatattgaaattatttgaaaccAAAGTGGCATCCTGtatcttttggagatattttgatggcttccgaacttcgaagtccctcaggacttggcttaacactagctttctttggctcgattttctgggaGAGGTGTTCTGCATtcgggcttctgagctcgggCTTCGGAGCTTggtagccttctgagctcggcgggcTTCGGAgcttggccttctgagctcggcggccttctgagctcggcattctgtgctcggcagccttctaagctcggcagccttctggaccATGAGAGGATTTAACTTCATAGTACTTTCTTGGGGTGGAATCTCCTATGAATCTAGCCAGAGGAGCGCTCATCCTTTGGAAAGcatacaaaataaggcatcAGCCGAGCTTTCATTATGTACTAAAATCCTTTTTAAAGCCTTGCAATGATGAGGGAAATAGCTACAGCGTCGTCATAAAGAGGGCTCAACACCCTTTTGGTCTTCATCGGAAAAGGAGATGTGACTTTCACAGTGCACGGATGCTTTGAGGAAGCTCTTTTTTCCAAGCTCGGAGTTTCTGGTGGCTCTACTTGCCCGCCCTCTGATGGTATTGATGATGCCCGCGATAGGTCAGTTGTCATTTTGCTCCTCATGCGGCACTGGGTTTTGTTCCTCGGGCTCTCTCCTGTAGGCATGATCACggacaaaataactcaaccgacctcggcggacaagtgcttcgatctcatcacggagctcgtagcaatcctccgtatcatggccacgatctcggtggaagcggcagtactttttCGAGTGCTTCCGCGACTCTATTGGACGCATTCtcaatggaggtcggaggtagccccgaccctcaatctccatgagaatctctgctcgggtggatgtgagaggagtgtacgtctgaaatttttggaggggagaccccgggcgagctaggctcttgggccaaggaggctctttctcatgcccttggttgggagtgctcctggtgcttcttctgcatcttggcaGGTTGTTCGGCTGCCTCCCgccgagaggccatggcttcctcagccttggcgtacttgcgagctcgggccaacatttcaaCAAAGTCGGTggagaagctcttctcgatggagaagagaaatttgtaggaccgagctccagtcttcaatgccgacatagcgattgactggtcgagatcgcgaacctcccatgtggccgaGGTAAAGCGACTGATATAGTCTtttaaggattctccctccttctgcttgatggtGAAGAGGGAGTCTGAGGTCCGGCGCTGACACCGGCTAGTGGTAAAATGGGTGGCGAGCTGCCTGCCCAGCTGTTCAAAGGAGAGAATCGAGCTGGGCTTTAATCCAGAGAACCAAAGACGAGCTGCCTTGCGGAGAGTTGCTGGGAAGGCTTTGCAGAGTAGAGCGTAtgtggctccttggagtgtCATAAGGGCCTTGTAGCTCTGCAAATGATCCAGAGGATCGGATGAGCCATCATATGGCTCAATCtgtggcatcttgaacctctggGGGATTGATTCATCCATGATCCATTGAGGGAACGGAGACTCTGTGGTAAAGTCAAGGTCGATGTCTCGCTTTGGGCCTCGGTCTTGAAGCATTTGTATCTGCCGCTCCAAGTCCTCGACTCTTCTGCCGAGCTCAGATGGGGCTCCTGTTGCAACTTGGCATGGGGCAGACCCCGCCTCAGATGGATGCTCCTCTACGCGAGGCGTCAGGCTTCGGCGCGAGCTCTCAGGACAATGGATGTGTGACAAGCCCTCCCAGCTTGGGAGTCGAGCTCAGTGGGAGCTTCGGTGGTGGCGACGTTCTTCAGAGAAATGACGTCGCGAGCGGCGTCTTAAGGACTTATGCTCGTGAGGAGGGAGTAGAGGTTGGTCTTCTGCTTGCTGTAGGCCTTGAACGGCCGCAATGAGTGCTTGGACTTGTTGAACAAGCAGGTTGAACTGCTCTGGTTGAACTTGGGGAACTGGATCCGCCGGAGGCCTTTGTGATGGGTTATGGATTGAGTGTCTAGGACTTGGTACACGATGCCGGGAGGcattagaggctcccttactccttagcttcatggccacgactcgggcccttcctctagcgccaactgttgctggaaattggacccgagggcgaccacttggctgagaaggaggagctccggcgaacactggtgggcggcgatccgtcggcgagcggcgtcctccgtggggggtctgcaaaaagccggtggccggggtttccgacgccggccctccgatgcttaagtcagaggggggcttaattttggagaaggagatggactGTATTTCGAAGTGCGAAGCCCTcctttgggaggaagaagccctcttttttatagggagagtggtagggttacctgtgatgtgactaggcgaattaatgggttaccgtcacgattggacgtgggcgtgtgaagtaatgagttgccgtggatggcccgttcccatcatgggaggagatggcacgtagccagagcttgcttgttgcgcgcagtgcagtacattcttggaaatggtgaggcgttgacagtcgtagcagggtatggtccctgattgatatgtcatggcgtggccggcaagtaaagcatggtgcggtgaggctgctgcagggcatggccgcagcatatagacgacgaggtcggccttctgaggtcaactcggccttctgtgctcggccttctgagctcggcagccttctgtgctcggcagccttctggtctcggcctgctgtgctcggccttctgagctcggcagctttctggtctcggcctgctgtgctcggccttctgagctcggctgccttctggtctcggccttctgtgcttggcagccttctggtctcggcctgctgtgctcggccttctgagctcggcagccttctgtgctcggcagccttctggtctcggccttctgagctcggcagccttttgagctcggcagccttctgtgctcggccttctgtgctcggcagccttctgagttcggcagccttctgatttgggtgctttaatttatGGGTGGTCCATTTTCCCCCCAACAAGCATAGAGTGGACAAACAAATACCTGTCAACAATGGAATCAATATATCAAATTGCTAGTTTCTTTCAGGAAATACCATGACTTCCCTGGTTGCGTAGGAGTGGTGTAACCATTTGCTGCTTAATTCAATCTCTTCAGTTATCGGATCTATGACATTCCAAAGTACACAGAcaataaaataagataaataatttagttattgGATGTTTGACATTCCACCACTGGATAAGAAGTTTGATTCATGTTGCAGCAAAAGTTAAGATTTTGCATATCTggcaaaataattttttatttttggttctcGTTTTAAAATATCTATATCCACGTGTTATTGCCTTGCATGAAAAGAGGTTCTTGATTTTTACAGTTTAGACGCCTGTCTAAAGTGCATGTGACTCCCAACTTTTATACTTACTCCATCCAACAAAGGCAGTTGAGACTTGTCAGTCATGAGATTCTTTCCAAAGCTTATATTGAAAGATGGATGTAATAGTTTTAGTATACTAGTTTGGATGTGACTCGTGAGTGATTCAATGTGGACATTTCTTCATCACAGATGCACATTTTACATGATCCTTCAAATCGAACCagatcaccccccccccccccccccccccttttcaaGAGATCAGTGGAATCTGCATCTTTGTCAACATGTTACATTCTCTTTCActcatggtatgctgtaccagTCTGAATCGGACGGTACGGGGCGTACCAATTTGGTACTGGTACCCAATACGGATGGCGTATAAACACTCGGTATaacaaaaaaatttcgtacTGTACCATACCGATACTATGCTAGCGTTGCACCGATacgggtccggtaccgagatggcgaaCTTTGCTTTCAACTTTAAATTTGGTAGGACCGATAAAGGAGTATACAAAGCAGAATAGTTGTCATGCATTGATCTTAAAGCTTGAACTGAAACTGCTGCATGATATGAGCAAATTGGTCTCTTTTAGGCCAAAAATTCATTTGGACTGTATTCTTGTAGGCTAGAGGCTTGCTTAAGCAATAGATTCTGAGAATGATGCAAAACTGTATCATTTTGTAACAGATGTTACAATATAATATCTGCTACTAGAAATGTTTCAGGTGAAAAGGTGACTTAGAGCTTTTGGTTTATCTAAAAAAATTGAGTTTGCAAAGGCTTGAAAGATAAGCCatttttatgcatttattttgaaatgaaataaattaaaaaaaattgttagcATATGACCATATAATCCATTAGATTAGTGCTCTCTCTGTGAGCTAATAATTTCTATTGATTTTCATGCAGGTTTAACATTGTTGGACAGGTAATACCAGAAGTTATTTGGTTTGAAGTTCAAAGCCTCTATTGTCCAGTGGAGAGCATACCTCAACTGGAGCTAAACAACCCTTTTATATTCTTCTGAGCAGTTAAAAAATTTCTGTTTTGCAGTGGGCAGGCACTACTAGTATAGATTTCTCACTTGCACAACTATTGCAAGTAATTATCTTACTTAGCACTGGTGGAAACCATGGAGGAGGATACCTGGCTTCCAAGTATGTGGTCATCGGGTTTCATGGGGGGATTCTGCtgattcatgccataataaacaGTCTGTCAATTACCTGGTTATCTTTCTTTGGACAGCTTGCAGCTATCTGGAATGTCTTAGGTAGGACCATACTTcccatttttaaatttttctaaggTCATCAGAGAGATTGAAACAATATTCCACTTGGTTACCTAATGAAGTTGTTCTCTTCAGGTGTCTTTGTCCTTATGATCCTTATACCAGCTGTTGCTACTGAGAGGGCCAGTGCAGATTTTGTGTTTTCTCATTTCAACACCGAAAATGATGCTGGAATCCACAGCAAACTATACATTTTTGTTTTGGGACTCTTGTTAAGTATATACACATTGGCAGGATATGATGCATCTGCTCATATGGTAAGAATTATTCCTGTAGTGTTTTACTTTGCTCAAGTTAGATATTAGATTTATCAAGAAGTTAATGACTATACCTTCATAATTGATACATATCCAACTAGATTTGCCATACTTTGGCATTATTTCCACTGAATCCTCTTTCTTCTGTCGTAAGGAGATAGTCCTTCTTCATCACTTCCATCTTAAATCTTCTCAAAGCATCTAACTTCAGATATAAGTTCTCTTACTTTGACATAAATTAATCTAAAGCCCAAAAtttggttttcttttccttcatctACTATCATATACTCATGTTCTATTAATCTTGGTTGTTTCATAAAGATCTTATGCAAATGTTAAATTGGTTCTTTAGCATATATCTTTTCTTCCCAGACGGAGGAAACTAAAAACGCAGATAAGAATGGACCAAAAGGAATAATCAGTGCCATTGGCATATCAATCATTACAGGCTGGGGCTATCTGCTTGGCATCACATTTGCAGTTAAGAACATTCCATATCTTTTGAGCACTGACAATGATGCTGGAGGTTATGCAATTGCAGAAGTTTTCTACCTTGCCTTTAAGAGTAGATATGGCAGTGGTGTAGGTGGCATCATTTGCTTGGGAATTGTTGCTGTTGCTATATTTTTTTGTGGTATAAGCGCAGTGACAAGCAACTCTAGGTAAACATGACTTTTATTCTAATTAATATCTGAAATGTTtatctattatttctctcttaaaAGGGATTAAATCCGAGtcgatttatttttgttttttgccTTTAGATTTTAATCATTAGATGCCAAAAAATTATTGTTTGACTGTTTCCTCAAATTTAGGATGGCATATGCATTCTCAAGAGATGGAGCAATGCCGCTATCATCATTGTGGCATAAAGTGAACAAGCAAGAAGTACCATTAAATGCAGTTTGGCTCTCAGCATTTATATCTTTCTGT is a genomic window of Phoenix dactylifera cultivar Barhee BC4 chromosome 4, palm_55x_up_171113_PBpolish2nd_filt_p, whole genome shotgun sequence containing:
- the LOC120110639 gene encoding amino-acid permease BAT1 homolog produces the protein MASGVPATGHGYVGAGLRFRHQLSEPGGGVDPAPLSPSRKLGGHSILDIVAAAGQLLALYCFTDQLQKLRWAIGDGRTINVLKDIWLTEQPFGWWPTMIDPGCLARCKVCDLIVLKDRRWNEGLVRRAFGDPLAERILAASIPTKETADRREASFWWSYREMVWGKDGTNGSTRSDVDSSMDTGHARLHELGYKQELKRDLSVLSNFAFSFSILSVLTGITTLYNTGLKFGGPVAMTFGWFIAGFFTMIVGLSMAEICSSYPTSGGLYYWSAKLSRNKWGPFASWITGWFNIVGQWAGTTSIDFSLAQLLQVIILLSTGGNHGGGYLASKYVVIGFHGGILLIHAIINSLSITWLSFFGQLAAIWNVLGVFVLMILIPAVATERASADFVFSHFNTENDAGIHSKLYIFVLGLLLSIYTLAGYDASAHMTEETKNADKNGPKGIISAIGISIITGWGYLLGITFAVKNIPYLLSTDNDAGGYAIAEVFYLAFKSRYGSGVGGIICLGIVAVAIFFCGISAVTSNSRMAYAFSRDGAMPLSSLWHKVNKQEVPLNAVWLSAFISFCMALTSLGSLVAFQAMASIATIALYIAYALPIFFRVTVARKSFVPGPFNLGRYGILVGWVAVLWVATITVLFSLPVAYPITKDTLNYTPVAVGGLFILTVSSWILSARHWFKGPITNIDT